The proteins below come from a single Mya arenaria isolate MELC-2E11 chromosome 8, ASM2691426v1 genomic window:
- the LOC128244035 gene encoding protein unc-93 homolog A-like, whose amino-acid sequence MTDLWDTDKAMSVEAPLPENPIEYIAKTVFTQLNLRMDSQPHPWSEQTSQGSTSDAESYCSETPLLEKAELTNTVEHEQNMQETTQKPTVDTCTINAFDQNSCSVDADLLDIAGSALTLNFTDVTDIVQMAVVPPPQIYGSGWEFGSMCSINLHSVQDGGVRSTCNTLAKHDDIQGLQERLLSRIFAEKISKSEFGSGFIGKELNVQSLEKLQSISKYDSPQKTRSMRNVIIVCVSNMFLYSTVFGLRNLQSSINTEAGVGVLSLAVFFSTFMIGSFVTPFIVRRFPPRTCLCWSACAYVFNIVANYYPKVYTLVPSAALHGFAAAVFLNAISTYITEVGLFEATMKRKSLETYISRYFGILSLSTQFAMVVGNLVSSLIFMSAVTKMELHKQFYNGNQTSASYLVDIYQDGNATFKTNNTDVVVAVPATCGSRCLIESDVTEHPAFDNRDMLFLIGTYTACGIISILVIYCLLDKVPDFSPKTFTCRDLGKGCVEYFQILIDRKFGLAVPLCLYTVLSSGFVVADILQSYITCPLGVQMVGYSMICYGVCGSLSSVAVAKVTRLTGRMPIVLLVV is encoded by the exons CAATGTCAGTTGAAGCCCCGCTGCCAGAAAATCCAATTGAATATATTGCAAAGACAGTATTTACTCAACTGAATTTAAGAATGGATAGTCAACCGCATCCATGGTCAGAACAGACCAGCCAAGGAAGTACATCCGATGCTGAAAGCTATTGCAGTGAAACACCACTTCTGGAGAAAGCTGAACTGACAAACACTGTTGAACACGAGCAAAATATGCAAGAAACGACACAAAAGCCCACAGTTGATACCTGTACAATCAATGCGTTTGATCAAAACTCTTGCTCGGTTGATGCAGATTTACTTGATATTGCAGGCTCGGCTTTGACTTTGAATTTTACAGACGTCACTGATATAGTTCAAATGGCAGTCGTTCCACCACCTCAGATATACGGCAGCGGTTGGGAGTTTGGAAGTATGTGCAGTATCAACCTGCATTCGGTCCAAGACGGTGGGGTTCGCAGTACATGTAACACGTTGGCAAAACACGATGATATTCAGGGTCTCCAAGAACGGCTGCTATCAAGAATATTTGCTGAAAAAATATCCAAATCCGAGTTTGGTTCTGGTTTTATAGGTAAGGAGTTGAATGTCCAATCGCTTGAAAAACTTCAATCTATCAGCAAATACGACTCTCCTCAAAAGACAAGAAGTATGAGAAATGTGATCATAGTTTGCGTaagtaatatgtttttgtactcGACTGTTTTTGGACTAAGAAATTTGCAAAGTAGCATCAATACCGAGGCCGGTGTTGGGGTTCTGTCGCTTGCTGTTTTCTTTTCAACGTTCATGATCGGGAGTTTTGTCACTCCGTTTATCGTCCGAAGGTTTCCCCCAAGGACCTGTCTTTGCTGGAGTGCGTGTGCATATGTCTTCAATATTGTTGCAAACTACTACCCCAAAGTGTACACATTAGTTCCAAGCGCTGCTCTTCATGGATTTGCTGCCGCTGTGTTCTTAAACGCTATTAGCACTTACATTACCGAGGTTGGATTATTTGAAGCCACAATGAAAAGGAAGTCGCTTGAGACTTATATAAGTCGCTATTTTGGCATACTTTCTCTCAGCACCCAGTTTGCAATGGTCGTCGGAAATCTGGTATCCTCCCTTATATTTATGAGTGCTGTAACAAAAATGGAACTGCATAAACAGTTCTACAATGGGAACCAAACCAGTGCAAGTTATCTAGTGGACATTTACCAAGATGGAAACGctactttcaaaacaaataacactGACGTTGTGGTGGCAGTTCCAGCCACATGTGGTAGTAGATGCTTGATAGAGAGTGACGTCACCGAACATCCCGCGTTTGACAATCGGGATATGCTTTTCCTTATAGGAACGTATACTGCATGTGGGATCATTTCCATTCTTGTTATATACTGTTTGTTAGACAAGGTACCAGACTTTAGCCCGAAAACGTTTACTTGCCGTGACCTTGGAAAAGGATGCGTGGAATATTTCCAGATTCTTATTGACAGGAAATTTGGCCTCGCCGTACCGCTGTGTCTTTATACTGTCCTGAGCAGTGGCTTTGTCGTCGCCGACATATTGCAG AGCTACATCACCTGTCCGCTCGGTGTTCAGATGGTCGGCTATTCCATGATCTGTTATGGGGTGTGCGGGTCTCTGAGTTCTGTTGCAGTTGCCAAGGTTACACGTCTGACCGGAAGAATGCCAATTGTTCTCTTAG TGGTTTAG